The proteins below are encoded in one region of Mangifera indica cultivar Alphonso chromosome 7, CATAS_Mindica_2.1, whole genome shotgun sequence:
- the LOC123220598 gene encoding putative disease resistance protein At3g14460 isoform X1, translating into MEVVLQPVVSELVNRLFKILGSNEVQDFARQLVGGVDSEIKDLKDKLRLIGNLLGKMEDMQLSDDSVKIWFDNLQHWAYDAEDLLDEFAYEALRRKCKAEHQASSSGRFSFLPASLPSPLFAVQMRTKIKKINSRFEQHYQQILKERQLLELPGLPSNNVAALQKPGETSCVPPQQKVYGRNEDEAELLKMVKSGANFQVIAVVGMAGIGKTTIAREVYNHKELEDFKFEKKAWVCVSTTTTFDVLEISKALLVEFKSSVPNNLNAVQVRLKEKVSGKKFLIVLDDIWKVRDIEWETLTSPFEAGAPGSTMIVTTRDTGVPQTIRCPHTYPLKFLSNEACESLFKEHAFGTGAAAVPNQISDSIYKKVVERCEGLPLAAKTLGGLLRFEQSGTWENILESNIWSTFDERNHILPSLKLSYHYLPPNLKRCFGYCAIFPQDYKFEEKELALLWIAEGIVQPSNKQLDEASECFHKLCSRSLFQQFSSDSSKYVMHDCVHELAQLVFKRISFRSKQNIIELPEKVRYFTYEPGYYNGKNKFEALEKAKSLRTFLSVRPLSKCYISATVIFDLLPKFEMLRTLSFEGYQIIYLPDSIGDMIHLRYLNFSHTKIRSLPESICQLFNLQTLLLKDCFDLMELPSNMRYLTNLCHLDISGQNSLREMPYGMKELKNLQVLSNFIVGEDKRSYLEDLRSLSFLQGELHISGLQNVTGSNQIPGQMLSNMSKLKVLLLEWGHQVNSQATNVEMNLLDKLKPPINLRELTIRGYGGKSFPSWLGDWSWLSNLVALKLEECKSCTSLPSLEMLSSLEDLTIKKMASLKRIDFRTPFKSLKFLHFKDLEEWEHWDDWRGNEDTEIYPKLRVLSIVRCPQLIGKVSNRLSSLERFVIKDCPKLVVSFSNYPIHCKLEIDGCEGTVCNDGSIDFENLYSEYFANILTVEDKLKEGSQRVYRLRISRNEEIMKSWQSLGNTNFLSNINSLEICACHNLRSIERGMLPSSLKEFHINFWQRLTFIDSDALPLSLKRLRIDICEELKFLKNLSVCSLIESIDVSWCKSLKWISLDGPLPETLNQLYVRDCKALETLSSRRNEYLPKALTSIDIRDCKELKSIGESFDNSTCLNNITLWGCENLESLPSGLHHLPCLESIVIWECPKLSAREGVPTSLRQLLINECEDGKGMGMLASLKELSIWDLPQLKSISDLTNLTSLKHLNIWELPQLELIPNLSGLTSLQKLKIDGLPQLESIQDLSNLTSLEDLEISECPRIKSIPSLSGLTSLPKLKIADLPQLESIQDLSNLTSLTDFRISECPRIKSIPNLSGLTCLQNLEIADLPQLESIQDLSNLTSLEDLQISKCPRIKSIPSLSCLTSLQKLTIFDLPQLESIQDLSNLTSLEHLQISKCPSLISIPHLSSLTSLQSLHVTDCPLLIKRWKSVAGKYSSKIAQIPEVVIDGKFIYNSKEYEVDRWSGFF; encoded by the coding sequence ATGGAAGTCGTTCTTCAGCCTGTCGTCTCCGAACTCGTTAACAGGTTGTTTAAGATATTGGGGTCCAATGAAGTGCAGGACTTTGCCCGGCAACTTGTTGGAGGGGTAGATTCAGAGATCAAAGATCTGAAGGACAAGTTAAGACTCATTGGAAATCTTCTTGGCAAAATGGAAGACATGCAACTGTCAGATGATAGCGTAAAGATCTGGTTTGACAATCTTCAACATTGGGCTTATGATGCGGAGGACTTACTGGATGAGTTTGCCTACGAAGCTTTGCGACGCAAATGCAAAGCAGAACACCAGGCTAGCTCCAGCGGAAGATTTAGCTTTCTCCCTGCTTCTTTACCTAGTCCTTTGTTCGCTGTCCAGATGCGGACCAAgatcaaaaaaatcaatagcCGGTTCGAACAACACTACCAGCAAATATTAAAAGAACGTCAGTTGCTGGAGCTTCCTGGACTGCCATCAAATAACGTCGCTGCACTGCAAAAACCAGGGGAAACTTCATGCGTCCCGCCTCAGCAAAAGGTTTATGGCAGAAATGAAGATGAAGCCGAACTATTGAAAATGGTGAAAAGCGGTGCCAACTTTCAAGTAATAGCAGTTGTCGGCATGGCAGGGATCGGCAAAACAACAATTGCTCGAGAAGTGTACAATCACAAGGAGTTGGAAGATTTCAAGTTTGAGAAAAAAGCGTGGGTGTGTGTTTCAACCACAACCACCTTTGACGTTCTCGAAATCTCAAAGGCACTTCTTGTTGAATTCAAGTCCTCCGttccaaataatttaaatgcAGTGCAAGTTAGgctaaaagaaaaagtaagtggaaaaaaattcttgataGTATTAGACGATATTTGGAAGGTGAGGGACATCGAATGGGAAACGCTTACGTCTCCTTTCGAAGCTGGTGCACCTGGAAGCACAATGATCGTGACAACACGCGATACAGGTGTTCCACAAACAATAAGATGCCCTCATACTTATCCATTAAAGTTTTTATCCAACGAAGCTTGTGAGTCCTTGTTTAAGGAGCATGCATTTGGGACTGGTGCAGCTGCTGTTCCTAATCAAATTTCGGATTCAATTTACAAGAAAGTTGTTGAAAGGTGCGAAGGCCTACCACTGGCAGCAAAGACCCTCGGTGGTCTTCTACGCTTTGAGCAGAGCGGCACATGGGAAAATATATTGGAAAGCAATATATGGAGTACATTTGATGAAAGGAATCACATTCTCCCATCATTAAAGCTAAGCTATCATTATCTTCCTCCGAATCTAAAAAGATGTTTTGGCTATTGCGCAATTTTTCCTCAGGATTACAAATTTGAGGAGAAGGAACTTGCACTTTTATGGATTGCAGAAGGTATTGTTCAACCATCAAATAAGCAACTGGATGAGGCAAGTGAGTGTTTTCACAAATTATGTTCAAGGTCGCTTTTCCAACAATTCAGTAGTGATAGTTCTAAATATGTTATGCATGATTGTGTTCATGAACTTGCTCAATTGGTTTTTAAAAGAATCAGTTTTAGATCTAAGCAAAATATTATTGAGTTGCCGGAGAAGGTtcgttattttacttatgaaCCTGGTtattataatggaaaaaataaatttgaagccTTGGAAAAAGCAAAAAGTCTAAGAACATTTTTATCTGTGAGGCCTTTGTCAAAGTGTTATATAAGTGCTACtgttatttttgatttattgcCAAAGTTTGAAATGTTGAGAACACTATCTTTTGAAGGATATCAAATCATTTATTTACCTGATTCAATTGGAGATATGATACATCTAAGGTATCTCAACTTCTCCCATACTAAGATAAGAAGTTTGCCTGAGTCAATATGTCAGTTATTTAACTTGCAAACTTTGCTATTGAAAGATTGTTTTGATCTTATGGAGTTACCTTCCAACATGAGATATTTGACCAATCTATGTCATCTTGATATAAGTGGTCAAAATTCATTGAGAGAGATGCCATATGGAatgaaagagttgaaaaatcTTCAAGTGTTGTCTAATTTTATTGTGGGAGAGGATAAACGTTCTTATTTGGAAGATTTGAGGAGCTTAAGTTTTCTTCAAGGAGAGCTTCACATTTCAGGATTACAGAATGTGACAGGTTCAAATCAAATACCAGGGCAAATGTTAAGCAATATGAGCAAACTGAAAGTGTTGTTACTAGAATGGGGGCATCAAGTAAACTCACAGGCAACAAATGTAGAAATGAATCTACTTGACAAGCTAAAACCTCCTATCAATTTAAGAGAACTCACAATCAGAGGCTATGGTGGTAAAAGTTTTCCATCTTGGTTAGGAGACTGGTCATGGCTCTCTAATTTGGTGGCCCTTAAATTAGAAGAATGTAAGAGTTGCACGTCTTTGCCTTCACTTGAAATGTTGAGCTCACTTGAAGACTTAACCATTAAAAAGATGGCAAGTCTAAAAAGAATAGATTTTCGAACACCTTTCAAGTCAttaaaatttcttcattttaagGATTTGGAAGAATGGGAGCATTGGGACGACTGGAGAGGAAATGAAGATACTGAAATTTATCCTAAGCTGCGTGTGCTTTCTATTGTAAGATGTCCCCAACTTATTGGAAAAGTATCTAATCGTCTTTCTTCATTAGAAAGATTTGTTATTAAGGATTGTCCAAAGTTGGTGGTCTCATTCTCAAATTATCCCATTCATTGCAAATTAGAAATTGATGGTTGTGAAGGAACGGTGTGTAATGATGGTTCAATTGATTTTGAGAATTTGTATTCTGaatattttgcaaatattttgacagttgaagataaattaaaggAAGGTTCTCAAAGAGTATATCGTTTGAGGATTTCTCGCAATGAAGAAATTATGAAATCATGGCAAAGTTTGGGAAACACCAATTTTCTTTCCAATATAAATTCTCTTGAGATTTGTGCCTGTCATAATCTAAGATCTATTGAAAGGGGCATGCTACCATCATCTCTGAaagaatttcatattaatttctGGCAGCGTCTAACATTCATTGATAGCGATGCCTTACCTTTATCTCTAAAAAGGCTTAGGATTGACATATGtgaagaattgaaatttttgaagaatttaagtGTTTGTTCTCTTATTGAGTCCATAGATGTTTCTTGGTGTAAATCTCTCAAGTGGATATCATTAGATGGTCCGTTGCCTGAGACACTCAACCAGCTATATGTTAGAGATTGCAAAGCACTGGAAACATTATCATCTCGTAGAAATGAGTACCTCCCTAAGGCACTTACATCTATCGACATCAGGGATTGTAAAGAGCTAAAGTCAATTGGTGAGTCCTTTGATAATAGCACGTGTCTTAACAATATTACTTTATGGGGTTGTGAAAATCTTGAATCCTTACCTTCAGGTCTACACCATCTTCCTTGCCTCGAGTCTATTGTAATATGGGAGTGTCCAAAATTGTCGGCGAGAGAAGGTGTTCCCACCAGCCTTAGACAACtcttaattaatgaatgtgaAGATGGCAAGGGAATGGGAATGCTCGCCTCTCTAAAAGAGTTGAGCATCTGGGACCTCCCACAACTTAAATCTATCTCAGACCTCACCAATCTCACCTCTCTAAAACACTTGAATATCTGGGAACTCCCTCAGCTTGAACTAATTCCAAATCTCagcggcctcacctctcttCAAAAGTTGAAGATCGATGGtctcccacagcttgaatcaatCCAAGATCTGAGCAACCTCACCTCTCTTGAAGATTTAGAAATTTCCGAATGCCCAAGGatcaaatcaattccaagtctcagcggcctcacctctcttCCAAAGTTGAAGATCGCTGATCTGCCACAGCTTGAATCAATCCAAGATCTGAGCAACCTCACCTCTCTTACAGATTTCAGAATTTCTGAATGCCCAAGgatcaaatcaattccaaatCTCAGCGGCCTCACCTGTCTTCAAAACTTGGAGATCGCTGATCTGCCACAGCTTGAATCAATCCAAGATCTGAGCAACCTCACCTCTCTTGAAGATTTACAAATTTCCAAATGCCCAAGGatcaaatcaattccaagtctcagcTGCCTCACCTCTCTTCAAAAGTTGACGATCTTTGATCTGCCACAGCTTGAATCAATCCAAGATCTGAGCAACCTCACCTCTCTTGAACATTTACAAATTTCCAAATGCCCAAGTCTTATATCAATTCCACATCTCAGCAGCCTCACCTCACTTCAGTCTTTACATGTTACAGATTGTCCACTGCTTATAAAACGATGGAAAAGTGTTGCAGGAAAATATTCCTCAAAGATTGCTCAAATTCCTGAAGTTGTAATAGATGGCAAATTCATCTACAATTCAAAGGAGTACGAAGTTGATCGTTGGAGCggatttttctaa
- the LOC123220598 gene encoding putative disease resistance protein At3g14460 isoform X2 produces MEVVLQPVVSELVNRLFKILGSNEVQDFARQLVGGVDSEIKDLKDKLRLIGNLLGKMEDMQLSDDSVKIWFDNLQHWAYDAEDLLDEFAYEALRRKCKAEHQASSSGRFSFLPASLPSPLFAVQMRTKIKKINSRFEQHYQQILKERQLLELPGLPSNNVAALQKPGETSCVPPQQKVYGRNEDEAELLKMVKSGANFQVIAVVGMAGIGKTTIAREVYNHKELEDFKFEKKAWVCVSTTTTFDVLEISKALLVEFKSSVPNNLNAVQVRLKEKVSGKKFLIVLDDIWKVRDIEWETLTSPFEAGAPGSTMIVTTRDTGVPQTIRCPHTYPLKFLSNEACESLFKEHAFGTGAAAVPNQISDSIYKKVVERCEGLPLAAKTLGGLLRFEQSGTWENILESNIWSTFDERNHILPSLKLSYHYLPPNLKRCFGYCAIFPQDYKFEEKELALLWIAEGIVQPSNKQLDEASECFHKLCSRSLFQQFSSDSSKYVMHDCVHELAQLVFKRISFRSKQNIIELPEKVRYFTYEPGYYNGKNKFEALEKAKSLRTFLSVRPLSKCYISATVIFDLLPKFEMLRTLSFEGYQIIYLPDSIGDMIHLRYLNFSHTKIRSLPESICQLFNLQTLLLKDCFDLMELPSNMRYLTNLCHLDISGQNSLREMPYGMKELKNLQVLSNFIVGEDKRSYLEDLRSLSFLQGELHISGLQNVTGSNQIPGQMLSNMSKLKVLLLEWGHQVNSQATNVEMNLLDKLKPPINLRELTIRGYGGKSFPSWLGDWSWLSNLVALKLEECKSCTSLPSLEMLSSLEDLTIKKMASLKRIDFRTPFKSLKFLHFKDLEEWEHWDDWRGNEDTEIYPKLRVLSIVRCPQLIGKVSNRLSSLERFVIKDCPKLVVSFSNYPIHCKLEIDGCEGTVCNDGSIDFENLYSEYFANILTVEDKLKEGSQRVYRLRISRNEEIMKSWQSLGNTNFLSNINSLEICACHNLRSIERGMLPSSLKEFHINFWQRLTFIDSDALPLSLKRLRIDICEELKFLKNLSVCSLIESIDVSWCKSLKWISLDGPLPETLNQLYVRDCKALETLSSRRNEYLPKALTSIDIRDCKELKSIGLHHLPCLESIVIWECPKLSAREGVPTSLRQLLINECEDGKGMGMLASLKELSIWDLPQLKSISDLTNLTSLKHLNIWELPQLELIPNLSGLTSLQKLKIDGLPQLESIQDLSNLTSLEDLEISECPRIKSIPSLSGLTSLPKLKIADLPQLESIQDLSNLTSLTDFRISECPRIKSIPNLSGLTCLQNLEIADLPQLESIQDLSNLTSLEDLQISKCPRIKSIPSLSCLTSLQKLTIFDLPQLESIQDLSNLTSLEHLQISKCPSLISIPHLSSLTSLQSLHVTDCPLLIKRWKSVAGKYSSKIAQIPEVVIDGKFIYNSKEYEVDRWSGFF; encoded by the exons ATGGAAGTCGTTCTTCAGCCTGTCGTCTCCGAACTCGTTAACAGGTTGTTTAAGATATTGGGGTCCAATGAAGTGCAGGACTTTGCCCGGCAACTTGTTGGAGGGGTAGATTCAGAGATCAAAGATCTGAAGGACAAGTTAAGACTCATTGGAAATCTTCTTGGCAAAATGGAAGACATGCAACTGTCAGATGATAGCGTAAAGATCTGGTTTGACAATCTTCAACATTGGGCTTATGATGCGGAGGACTTACTGGATGAGTTTGCCTACGAAGCTTTGCGACGCAAATGCAAAGCAGAACACCAGGCTAGCTCCAGCGGAAGATTTAGCTTTCTCCCTGCTTCTTTACCTAGTCCTTTGTTCGCTGTCCAGATGCGGACCAAgatcaaaaaaatcaatagcCGGTTCGAACAACACTACCAGCAAATATTAAAAGAACGTCAGTTGCTGGAGCTTCCTGGACTGCCATCAAATAACGTCGCTGCACTGCAAAAACCAGGGGAAACTTCATGCGTCCCGCCTCAGCAAAAGGTTTATGGCAGAAATGAAGATGAAGCCGAACTATTGAAAATGGTGAAAAGCGGTGCCAACTTTCAAGTAATAGCAGTTGTCGGCATGGCAGGGATCGGCAAAACAACAATTGCTCGAGAAGTGTACAATCACAAGGAGTTGGAAGATTTCAAGTTTGAGAAAAAAGCGTGGGTGTGTGTTTCAACCACAACCACCTTTGACGTTCTCGAAATCTCAAAGGCACTTCTTGTTGAATTCAAGTCCTCCGttccaaataatttaaatgcAGTGCAAGTTAGgctaaaagaaaaagtaagtggaaaaaaattcttgataGTATTAGACGATATTTGGAAGGTGAGGGACATCGAATGGGAAACGCTTACGTCTCCTTTCGAAGCTGGTGCACCTGGAAGCACAATGATCGTGACAACACGCGATACAGGTGTTCCACAAACAATAAGATGCCCTCATACTTATCCATTAAAGTTTTTATCCAACGAAGCTTGTGAGTCCTTGTTTAAGGAGCATGCATTTGGGACTGGTGCAGCTGCTGTTCCTAATCAAATTTCGGATTCAATTTACAAGAAAGTTGTTGAAAGGTGCGAAGGCCTACCACTGGCAGCAAAGACCCTCGGTGGTCTTCTACGCTTTGAGCAGAGCGGCACATGGGAAAATATATTGGAAAGCAATATATGGAGTACATTTGATGAAAGGAATCACATTCTCCCATCATTAAAGCTAAGCTATCATTATCTTCCTCCGAATCTAAAAAGATGTTTTGGCTATTGCGCAATTTTTCCTCAGGATTACAAATTTGAGGAGAAGGAACTTGCACTTTTATGGATTGCAGAAGGTATTGTTCAACCATCAAATAAGCAACTGGATGAGGCAAGTGAGTGTTTTCACAAATTATGTTCAAGGTCGCTTTTCCAACAATTCAGTAGTGATAGTTCTAAATATGTTATGCATGATTGTGTTCATGAACTTGCTCAATTGGTTTTTAAAAGAATCAGTTTTAGATCTAAGCAAAATATTATTGAGTTGCCGGAGAAGGTtcgttattttacttatgaaCCTGGTtattataatggaaaaaataaatttgaagccTTGGAAAAAGCAAAAAGTCTAAGAACATTTTTATCTGTGAGGCCTTTGTCAAAGTGTTATATAAGTGCTACtgttatttttgatttattgcCAAAGTTTGAAATGTTGAGAACACTATCTTTTGAAGGATATCAAATCATTTATTTACCTGATTCAATTGGAGATATGATACATCTAAGGTATCTCAACTTCTCCCATACTAAGATAAGAAGTTTGCCTGAGTCAATATGTCAGTTATTTAACTTGCAAACTTTGCTATTGAAAGATTGTTTTGATCTTATGGAGTTACCTTCCAACATGAGATATTTGACCAATCTATGTCATCTTGATATAAGTGGTCAAAATTCATTGAGAGAGATGCCATATGGAatgaaagagttgaaaaatcTTCAAGTGTTGTCTAATTTTATTGTGGGAGAGGATAAACGTTCTTATTTGGAAGATTTGAGGAGCTTAAGTTTTCTTCAAGGAGAGCTTCACATTTCAGGATTACAGAATGTGACAGGTTCAAATCAAATACCAGGGCAAATGTTAAGCAATATGAGCAAACTGAAAGTGTTGTTACTAGAATGGGGGCATCAAGTAAACTCACAGGCAACAAATGTAGAAATGAATCTACTTGACAAGCTAAAACCTCCTATCAATTTAAGAGAACTCACAATCAGAGGCTATGGTGGTAAAAGTTTTCCATCTTGGTTAGGAGACTGGTCATGGCTCTCTAATTTGGTGGCCCTTAAATTAGAAGAATGTAAGAGTTGCACGTCTTTGCCTTCACTTGAAATGTTGAGCTCACTTGAAGACTTAACCATTAAAAAGATGGCAAGTCTAAAAAGAATAGATTTTCGAACACCTTTCAAGTCAttaaaatttcttcattttaagGATTTGGAAGAATGGGAGCATTGGGACGACTGGAGAGGAAATGAAGATACTGAAATTTATCCTAAGCTGCGTGTGCTTTCTATTGTAAGATGTCCCCAACTTATTGGAAAAGTATCTAATCGTCTTTCTTCATTAGAAAGATTTGTTATTAAGGATTGTCCAAAGTTGGTGGTCTCATTCTCAAATTATCCCATTCATTGCAAATTAGAAATTGATGGTTGTGAAGGAACGGTGTGTAATGATGGTTCAATTGATTTTGAGAATTTGTATTCTGaatattttgcaaatattttgacagttgaagataaattaaaggAAGGTTCTCAAAGAGTATATCGTTTGAGGATTTCTCGCAATGAAGAAATTATGAAATCATGGCAAAGTTTGGGAAACACCAATTTTCTTTCCAATATAAATTCTCTTGAGATTTGTGCCTGTCATAATCTAAGATCTATTGAAAGGGGCATGCTACCATCATCTCTGAaagaatttcatattaatttctGGCAGCGTCTAACATTCATTGATAGCGATGCCTTACCTTTATCTCTAAAAAGGCTTAGGATTGACATATGtgaagaattgaaatttttgaagaatttaagtGTTTGTTCTCTTATTGAGTCCATAGATGTTTCTTGGTGTAAATCTCTCAAGTGGATATCATTAGATGGTCCGTTGCCTGAGACACTCAACCAGCTATATGTTAGAGATTGCAAAGCACTGGAAACATTATCATCTCGTAGAAATGAGTACCTCCCTAAGGCACTTACATCTATCGACATCAGGGATTGTAAAGAGCTAAAGTCAATTG GTCTACACCATCTTCCTTGCCTCGAGTCTATTGTAATATGGGAGTGTCCAAAATTGTCGGCGAGAGAAGGTGTTCCCACCAGCCTTAGACAACtcttaattaatgaatgtgaAGATGGCAAGGGAATGGGAATGCTCGCCTCTCTAAAAGAGTTGAGCATCTGGGACCTCCCACAACTTAAATCTATCTCAGACCTCACCAATCTCACCTCTCTAAAACACTTGAATATCTGGGAACTCCCTCAGCTTGAACTAATTCCAAATCTCagcggcctcacctctcttCAAAAGTTGAAGATCGATGGtctcccacagcttgaatcaatCCAAGATCTGAGCAACCTCACCTCTCTTGAAGATTTAGAAATTTCCGAATGCCCAAGGatcaaatcaattccaagtctcagcggcctcacctctcttCCAAAGTTGAAGATCGCTGATCTGCCACAGCTTGAATCAATCCAAGATCTGAGCAACCTCACCTCTCTTACAGATTTCAGAATTTCTGAATGCCCAAGgatcaaatcaattccaaatCTCAGCGGCCTCACCTGTCTTCAAAACTTGGAGATCGCTGATCTGCCACAGCTTGAATCAATCCAAGATCTGAGCAACCTCACCTCTCTTGAAGATTTACAAATTTCCAAATGCCCAAGGatcaaatcaattccaagtctcagcTGCCTCACCTCTCTTCAAAAGTTGACGATCTTTGATCTGCCACAGCTTGAATCAATCCAAGATCTGAGCAACCTCACCTCTCTTGAACATTTACAAATTTCCAAATGCCCAAGTCTTATATCAATTCCACATCTCAGCAGCCTCACCTCACTTCAGTCTTTACATGTTACAGATTGTCCACTGCTTATAAAACGATGGAAAAGTGTTGCAGGAAAATATTCCTCAAAGATTGCTCAAATTCCTGAAGTTGTAATAGATGGCAAATTCATCTACAATTCAAAGGAGTACGAAGTTGATCGTTGGAGCggatttttctaa